The following are encoded in a window of Streptomyces sp. 11x1 genomic DNA:
- a CDS encoding cupin domain-containing protein, translating into MAKVNIVRPGEGEILGSGAQQIRILENGEHTDHRLGFAEVTIPPGTPSPLQHRHAQHDEGFYVLAGTFRFTVGEDHYDAGPGTWVIVPTGAPHTFANVGDENAVMLNTFTPDLYVQYFRDFKAMIDSGQPVNAETMQPLWKNYATEISNEYAS; encoded by the coding sequence GTGGCGAAGGTGAACATCGTCCGCCCCGGTGAGGGCGAGATCCTCGGCAGCGGGGCGCAGCAGATTCGCATCCTGGAGAACGGCGAGCACACCGACCACCGGCTGGGGTTCGCCGAGGTCACCATTCCGCCGGGCACCCCGAGCCCGTTGCAGCATCGCCACGCCCAGCATGACGAGGGCTTCTACGTGCTGGCGGGAACTTTCCGGTTCACCGTCGGCGAGGACCACTACGACGCCGGGCCGGGCACCTGGGTCATCGTGCCGACCGGGGCGCCGCACACGTTCGCCAACGTCGGCGATGAGAACGCGGTCATGCTGAACACCTTCACGCCGGACCTGTATGTGCAGTACTTCCGCGACTTCAAGGCCATGATCGATTCCGGGCAGCCGGTCAACGCCGAGACCATGCAACCGCTCTGGAAGAACTACGCCACCGAGATATCGAACGAATACGCCTCGTGA
- a CDS encoding NADP-dependent oxidoreductase — protein MSQADMYDTFGGPEVLELREVPEPHAEAGEVRVRVAAVGLNPMDWVLTSMPEVAQQFGITLPSRFASDFAGTVDEIGQGVFGFAVGDRVYGTATGRAAADWVVVDPSGADTLRHTPAEISDEVASTLAVAGMTASAALTAVDLKAGDTILVGGAAGGVGVFAVQLARLTGARVIGTASQGTFDFLRQFGVDPVAYGPGLEDRVRAMAPDGISAAADLFGTEAAEAALALGVPSERISTIAAPNPPEGVRATGGIDAQQEDLRRIADAIVAGELTVPIAATFPVEQIREAVQLQAGRRVHGKVVVNL, from the coding sequence ATGAGCCAGGCCGATATGTACGACACGTTCGGAGGACCCGAGGTACTGGAGCTGCGCGAGGTTCCGGAGCCGCATGCCGAAGCAGGTGAGGTCCGCGTCCGTGTGGCTGCCGTCGGCCTCAACCCCATGGACTGGGTCCTCACCTCCATGCCGGAGGTGGCGCAGCAGTTCGGCATCACACTGCCGTCCCGTTTCGCCTCCGACTTCGCCGGCACCGTGGACGAGATCGGTCAAGGCGTTTTCGGCTTTGCGGTGGGTGACCGTGTCTACGGCACCGCGACGGGCCGGGCCGCCGCAGACTGGGTGGTGGTCGACCCCTCCGGGGCGGATACGCTCCGTCACACTCCAGCAGAGATCAGCGACGAGGTGGCCAGCACACTCGCGGTTGCGGGAATGACTGCCTCGGCCGCGTTGACAGCGGTTGACCTGAAGGCCGGCGACACCATCCTGGTCGGGGGCGCGGCCGGCGGTGTGGGCGTGTTCGCCGTCCAGCTCGCCAGGCTCACGGGCGCCCGGGTGATCGGAACAGCCTCCCAAGGCACCTTCGACTTCCTGCGGCAGTTCGGCGTCGACCCGGTTGCCTACGGGCCCGGCCTGGAGGACCGCGTGCGCGCGATGGCTCCCGACGGCATCAGCGCGGCGGCTGACCTGTTCGGCACGGAAGCAGCCGAGGCGGCGCTCGCGCTCGGCGTTCCCTCGGAGCGGATCTCCACAATCGCGGCCCCCAACCCTCCCGAGGGCGTGCGCGCTACCGGCGGAATCGACGCGCAGCAGGAGGACCTGCGGCGGATCGCCGACGCCATCGTTGCCGGTGAGCTCACCGTGCCTATCGCTGCCACCTTTCCTGTCGAGCAGATCCGGGAAGCCGTACAGCTGCAAGCCGGACGCCGCGTACACGGAAAGGTCGTGGTCAATCTCTGA
- a CDS encoding helix-turn-helix domain-containing protein, whose protein sequence is MARWEPNASRRLAEAALELFAERGYDDTTVLDIAQRAGLAKSTFFRHFQNKREVLFGEDALTEQLVTAISEAPAEATPLEAVARGIDALSRNVFTHALREFSARRRAVIEAHPDLQEREALKGISLTASVARALAARGTPTLSARVAAELGTLAVKVAYERWSDMDNTDEYGDLARQILSEVRAAVPDV, encoded by the coding sequence ATGGCTCGCTGGGAACCCAACGCATCACGACGGCTCGCCGAGGCAGCCCTCGAATTGTTCGCGGAACGCGGTTACGACGACACAACCGTGCTCGACATCGCGCAACGCGCCGGACTCGCCAAGAGCACCTTCTTCAGGCACTTCCAGAACAAGCGGGAGGTGCTCTTTGGCGAGGATGCGTTGACCGAGCAGCTCGTCACCGCGATATCGGAGGCACCCGCCGAGGCCACCCCACTTGAAGCGGTAGCGCGCGGTATCGACGCGCTCAGCCGGAACGTCTTCACCCACGCTCTCCGCGAATTCAGCGCCCGAAGGCGAGCGGTGATCGAAGCCCATCCCGACCTTCAGGAACGCGAAGCTCTGAAGGGCATCAGCCTCACCGCTTCGGTCGCTCGGGCCCTCGCTGCCCGCGGGACCCCCACCCTCAGCGCCCGAGTGGCCGCAGAACTGGGCACCCTCGCCGTGAAAGTCGCCTACGAGCGGTGGAGCGACATGGACAACACCGACGAGTACGGCGACCTTGCCCGCCAAATCCTCAGCGAAGTGCGAGCCGCTGTCCCGGACGTGTAG
- a CDS encoding transposase family protein, whose protein sequence is MVNRAVLAHRLFTGISRRHLACLTEELAAPWQADLEGRRHVARGGARKRANGAGARHRLVLVDRPVAALIHLRHDLPHAVLGLLFGVDRSTITRPTAEIRPFPAARGCAVPDRPGLRLGTLTDVFAYARAEGIELRLDATEIQVHRPPAGRGGRRAFVSGKKKQNTMKATVIADWRGRTLWTDALRPERMHDATAARNEGIADCFQHFPDVEGPGVSGSWSTTCSNSIYPRAGWRCRAACCSRSRPDAVPR, encoded by the coding sequence ATGGTCAATCGGGCGGTGCTGGCGCATCGGCTGTTCACGGGCATCTCTCGGCGTCATCTCGCCTGCTTGACTGAGGAGTTGGCGGCGCCATGGCAAGCCGACCTCGAAGGCCGCCGCCATGTTGCGCGGGGCGGGGCCAGAAAGCGGGCGAACGGTGCCGGGGCCCGCCACCGGCTGGTGTTGGTCGACCGGCCGGTGGCCGCACTGATCCATCTGCGCCACGACCTGCCGCACGCCGTGCTGGGACTGTTGTTCGGCGTCGACCGCTCCACCATCACCCGTCCGACTGCGGAGATACGGCCCTTCCCGGCCGCACGGGGGTGCGCGGTCCCTGACCGTCCCGGCCTGCGGCTGGGGACGCTGACGGATGTGTTCGCCTACGCCCGGGCCGAGGGCATCGAGTTGCGGCTGGACGCCACCGAGATCCAGGTCCACCGACCACCGGCCGGCCGCGGTGGGCGGCGCGCATTCGTGTCGGGCAAGAAGAAGCAGAACACCATGAAAGCCACCGTCATCGCGGACTGGCGGGGCCGCACGTTATGGACCGATGCCCTGCGACCTGAACGGATGCACGACGCCACGGCGGCCCGCAACGAAGGCATCGCCGACTGCTTCCAGCACTTTCCCGACGTCGAGGGTCCTGGGGTGTCGGGGAGTTGGAGCACAACGTGTTCCAACTCGATCTATCCGAGGGCGGGATGGCGCTGTCGAGCAGCGTGCTGCAGCCGGAGTCGCCCGGATGCCGTGCCGCGGTAG
- a CDS encoding ISKra4 family transposase: protein MNAAYETAAAADPFARVFSSLTLLATRLSSPEALTATHEQAEADVEAGSRELGRLLLQAHLQWRARHEEDHLSALDPQERAALAGGRSRLEKGHRRQLATVLGPVTVTRCALRGAGMTNLYPADAMLGLPHGRHSLGLRRLAVLEAARGSYDTALEAIDRSCGGRVVGKRQVEDLVRAAAVDVAAFYTARTPAPAPAGMLLVISVDQKGIVMRPGHLREATAKAAARARHTFRTRLSSGEKSCRKRMATLAVVQDAEPAIRRPHDIIAPPGGRTGHRTVRKGPIARAKWHTASVREDAETVIAAAFDQAEARDPEHHRTWVVLIDGATHQRELIQAEAARRNVTIHIVLDIVHVIEKLWAAARCFHTATDPAAEDWVGAKAARILAGDAPGAARDIRTEADRRHLTDDQRTAADKACRYLENNADFVHYDQALAAGWPIASGAVEGAARHLIADRLDITGSRWTVPGAEAVLTLRTVISNGDFPDYWTFHTRKEHERLHPLPDQRIHALQA, encoded by the coding sequence ATGAACGCAGCGTACGAAACGGCCGCGGCGGCTGACCCCTTTGCCCGCGTGTTTTCTTCCCTCACTTTGCTGGCCACCCGCCTCTCCAGCCCCGAAGCACTCACCGCAACGCATGAACAGGCCGAGGCCGATGTCGAAGCGGGCTCCCGGGAGCTGGGGCGACTGCTCCTGCAGGCCCATCTCCAGTGGCGGGCCCGCCACGAGGAGGACCACCTGTCCGCCCTCGATCCGCAGGAGCGGGCCGCGCTCGCCGGCGGCCGGAGCCGACTGGAGAAGGGCCACCGGCGGCAGCTGGCCACCGTGCTGGGGCCGGTGACCGTGACCCGATGCGCCCTGCGCGGCGCGGGCATGACCAACCTCTACCCCGCCGACGCCATGCTGGGCCTGCCCCACGGGCGGCACAGTCTGGGACTACGCCGCCTCGCGGTCCTCGAAGCGGCCCGCGGTTCCTACGACACCGCGCTGGAAGCGATCGACCGCAGCTGCGGGGGCCGGGTGGTGGGCAAACGCCAGGTGGAGGATCTGGTGCGGGCCGCGGCCGTGGACGTCGCCGCGTTCTATACAGCCCGCACCCCCGCGCCGGCCCCGGCCGGGATGCTGCTGGTGATCAGTGTCGACCAGAAGGGAATCGTGATGCGCCCGGGCCACCTGCGCGAGGCCACCGCGAAGGCAGCCGCCAGGGCCCGGCACACCTTCCGCACCCGGCTGTCCAGTGGGGAGAAGTCCTGCCGTAAGAGGATGGCCACCCTCGCCGTCGTCCAGGATGCGGAACCCGCCATCCGCCGCCCGCACGACATCATCGCCCCGCCCGGCGGCCGCACCGGACACCGCACCGTCCGCAAAGGACCCATCGCACGGGCGAAATGGCACACCGCCTCCGTCCGAGAGGACGCCGAAACGGTCATCGCCGCCGCGTTCGACCAGGCCGAGGCCCGCGACCCCGAACACCACCGGACCTGGGTCGTACTGATCGACGGCGCCACCCACCAGCGGGAGTTGATCCAGGCCGAGGCCGCCCGCCGCAATGTCACGATCCACATCGTCCTCGACATCGTCCACGTGATCGAAAAGCTGTGGGCAGCCGCCCGCTGTTTCCACACTGCCACCGATCCCGCGGCCGAGGACTGGGTCGGCGCGAAGGCCGCCCGGATCCTGGCGGGCGACGCCCCCGGCGCCGCCCGTGACATCCGCACCGAAGCCGACCGCCGCCATCTCACCGACGACCAGCGCACAGCCGCCGACAAAGCGTGCCGCTACCTCGAGAACAACGCCGACTTCGTCCACTACGACCAGGCCCTCGCAGCGGGCTGGCCCATCGCCAGCGGCGCCGTCGAAGGAGCAGCCCGCCATCTGATCGCCGACAGACTCGACATCACCGGCAGCAGGTGGACCGTCCCCGGCGCCGAAGCCGTCCTCACCCTCCGCACCGTCATCAGCAACGGCGACTTCCCCGACTACTGGACCTTCCACACGCGGAAGGAGCACGAACGACTCCACCCCTTACCCGACCAGCGCATCCACGCACTTCAAGCCTGA